A region of [Bacteroides] pectinophilus DNA encodes the following proteins:
- a CDS encoding YjfB family protein, translated as MDIPALSIALNSIQTSNDIGIAVLAKNLDVMNTEGDALTKMMELSVNPGIGQNIDYLV; from the coding sequence ATGGATATTCCTGCACTTTCAATTGCACTGAATTCAATTCAGACAAGCAATGATATCGGTATTGCAGTACTTGCCAAGAATCTCGATGTCATGAATACAGAGGGCGATGCACTGACAAAGATGATGGAATTATCAGTGAATCCCGGCATCGGACAGAACATTGACTATCTTGTATAA
- a CDS encoding thioesterase has translation MNDIIRYSEIAPDEKLSVFGLVNHFQDCSNCQSQSLGVGVDELIKAGRGWLLSYWQIDIKRLPKFGESVTTGTWAYSFERFLGHRNFIMKDASGEVLACADSLWVYVDTASGKPARAEGRLVDAYPIEPKYEDMDYETRKINTASHYDECGGFYVTKYQLDTNYHVNNAWYIQIAQEYLPDDFVPAMIRVDYKMPAVYGDKIYPYIGWTDEGRIQIDLRDGLNKTYALVEFAEA, from the coding sequence GTGAATGACATCATAAGATACAGTGAGATAGCCCCTGACGAAAAGCTGTCTGTATTCGGACTTGTTAATCATTTTCAGGACTGCTCCAATTGCCAGTCACAATCGCTTGGAGTTGGAGTTGATGAGCTTATTAAGGCCGGACGCGGATGGCTTTTGTCATATTGGCAGATAGACATAAAAAGGCTGCCAAAGTTTGGGGAGAGTGTAACAACGGGAACATGGGCATATTCATTTGAAAGATTCCTTGGACATCGTAATTTTATTATGAAAGATGCTTCGGGTGAGGTGCTTGCATGCGCGGATTCACTCTGGGTATATGTTGATACTGCATCAGGTAAGCCTGCAAGGGCAGAAGGCAGACTTGTTGATGCATATCCGATAGAACCTAAGTATGAGGATATGGATTATGAAACGCGTAAGATAAATACGGCGTCACATTATGATGAGTGCGGCGGCTTCTATGTTACGAAGTACCAGCTCGATACGAACTATCATGTTAATAATGCATGGTATATCCAGATTGCACAGGAATATCTGCCTGATGATTTTGTACCGGCGATGATTCGTGTGGATTATAAGATGCCGGCTGTATACGGCGATAAGATATATCCTTATATTGGCTGGACAGATGAAGGCAGGATACAGATTGATTTGCGTGATGGACTTAACAAGACATATGCATTGGTTGAATTTGCGGAGGCGTAG
- the ugpC gene encoding sn-glycerol-3-phosphate ABC transporter ATP-binding protein UgpC — protein MASLSLKNVCKVYPNGFVAVKDFNLEIADQEFIIFVGPSGCGKSTTLRMIAGLEEISSGELWIDDKLVNDVEPMNRDIAMVFQNYALYPHMTVYDNMGFALKLRKVAKADIDKAVHEAAKILDLEHLLDRKPKALSGGQRQRVAMGRAIVRKPKVFLMDEPLSNLDAKLRVQMRVEISKLHQKLKCTIIYVTHDQTEAMTLGTRIVVLKDGIIQQVDTPQALYNTPQNLFVAGFIGSPQMNLLDAKVVENAGAVTLELGANFSIKLPEAKGKKLIEQGYVGKTVVAGIRPEDIHDEELFLTSSPDSIIEATIKVYELLGAEVNLHFDLDDVTCTAKVNPRTTARPGDTVKFAIDLSKLHIFDKETEQVICH, from the coding sequence ATGGCAAGTTTATCACTTAAGAATGTCTGCAAAGTATATCCTAACGGATTTGTTGCAGTTAAAGATTTTAACCTTGAAATCGCTGATCAGGAGTTCATCATCTTCGTTGGTCCTTCAGGATGCGGTAAGTCAACAACACTTCGTATGATTGCCGGTCTCGAGGAAATCAGCTCAGGTGAGCTTTGGATTGATGACAAGCTCGTTAATGATGTAGAGCCTATGAACAGAGATATCGCTATGGTATTCCAGAACTACGCTCTGTATCCACATATGACAGTATATGATAACATGGGATTTGCACTTAAGCTCCGTAAGGTAGCTAAGGCTGATATTGATAAGGCTGTACATGAAGCAGCTAAGATTCTTGACCTTGAGCATCTTCTTGATCGTAAGCCAAAGGCTCTTTCAGGTGGTCAGCGTCAGCGTGTTGCCATGGGTCGTGCTATCGTTCGTAAGCCAAAGGTATTCCTTATGGATGAGCCACTTTCAAACCTTGATGCAAAGCTGAGAGTTCAGATGCGTGTCGAGATTTCTAAGCTTCACCAGAAGTTAAAGTGTACAATTATCTACGTTACACATGACCAGACAGAGGCTATGACACTTGGTACAAGAATTGTAGTTCTTAAGGATGGTATCATACAGCAGGTAGATACACCACAGGCTCTTTACAATACACCACAGAACCTCTTCGTTGCTGGATTCATCGGATCACCTCAGATGAACCTTCTTGATGCTAAGGTTGTTGAGAATGCAGGCGCAGTTACACTTGAGCTTGGCGCTAACTTCTCAATCAAGCTTCCTGAAGCAAAGGGTAAGAAGCTTATCGAGCAGGGATATGTTGGCAAGACAGTTGTTGCAGGTATCCGTCCAGAGGATATTCATGATGAGGAGCTTTTCCTTACATCATCACCTGACAGCATTATTGAAGCTACAATTAAGGTATATGAGCTTCTTGGCGCAGAAGTTAACCTTCACTTTGACCTTGATGATGTAACATGTACAGCTAAGGTTAATCCTCGTACAACAGCACGTCCTGGTGATACAGTTAAGTTCGCAATTGACCTTTCAAAGCTTCATATATTTGATAAGGAGACAGAGCAGGTTATCTGCCACTAA
- a CDS encoding RidA family protein has translation MQKVISTENAPAAIGPYSQAIEINGMVYTSGIIGVDPATGTPMEGIEAQAERAMTSLVNVVEAAGSKVENIVKTTVFIKNMEDFAKVNEIYKKHFKEPYPARSCVEVARLPKDLLIEIEAVAFK, from the coding sequence ATGCAGAAAGTAATAAGCACAGAGAATGCACCGGCAGCAATCGGACCATACTCACAGGCAATCGAGATTAACGGAATGGTGTATACTTCAGGGATTATCGGAGTTGATCCTGCAACAGGAACTCCTATGGAAGGAATCGAGGCACAGGCAGAACGCGCCATGACAAGCCTTGTTAATGTTGTAGAGGCGGCCGGTTCTAAGGTGGAGAATATTGTTAAGACAACAGTATTTATTAAGAATATGGAAGATTTTGCTAAGGTTAATGAGATTTATAAGAAGCATTTTAAGGAGCCATATCCTGCACGCTCATGCGTTGAGGTTGCAAGACTGCCTAAGGATCTCCTTATTGAGATTGAGGCTGTAGCATTCAAGTGA
- a CDS encoding S1-like domain-containing RNA-binding protein, whose translation MIQIGKKQCLNIVSRTDFGVYLGTKEEKVLLPVKQVPADVEIGDALTVFVYRDSQDRLIATTNTPKIELDRIAKLKVAQTSQIGAFLDWGLEKDLFLPFKEQTYKVKPGDECLVVLYVDKSSRLCASMRRVYNYLVPADCYEKDSQVSGTVIEINPDYGAYVAIDDKYYGMIPNNELFSKVNIGDRIEGRVVKVRDDGKLMIGLRKKAYLQMDDDSQFVLDEIKKRGGRLPFNDKASPELIRSQFNMSKNEFKRAVGRLFKERKIVINPDSIELTDNN comes from the coding sequence ATGATTCAGATTGGTAAGAAGCAGTGCTTGAATATTGTAAGCAGAACAGATTTTGGTGTATATCTGGGAACTAAGGAAGAGAAAGTTCTTCTCCCTGTTAAGCAGGTGCCTGCGGATGTTGAGATTGGTGATGCACTGACGGTGTTCGTATACCGTGATTCCCAGGACAGGCTTATAGCAACAACAAATACACCTAAGATAGAGCTGGACCGGATTGCAAAACTTAAGGTTGCACAGACTTCACAGATAGGCGCATTCCTTGACTGGGGTCTTGAAAAGGATTTGTTTCTCCCGTTTAAGGAGCAGACATATAAGGTTAAGCCGGGTGATGAATGCCTTGTGGTGCTTTATGTTGATAAGAGCAGCAGACTGTGTGCGTCGATGAGAAGAGTATACAATTACCTTGTGCCGGCGGACTGCTATGAGAAAGACAGTCAGGTAAGCGGTACGGTGATAGAGATTAATCCTGACTATGGCGCATATGTTGCCATAGATGACAAGTATTACGGAATGATTCCGAATAACGAGCTTTTCAGTAAGGTTAATATCGGTGACAGAATAGAAGGCCGTGTCGTTAAGGTCAGAGATGACGGCAAGCTCATGATCGGTCTGCGCAAGAAGGCTTATCTCCAGATGGATGATGACTCACAGTTTGTGCTTGATGAGATTAAGAAACGCGGTGGAAGACTCCCGTTTAACGATAAGGCATCACCGGAGCTTATCAGGTCACAGTTCAATATGAGCAAGAATGAGTTCAAGAGAGCGGTTGGCAGGCTGTTTAAGGAGCGGAAGATTGTAATCAATCCGGATTCTATTGAACTTACTGATAATAATTAA
- a CDS encoding YitT family protein has product MQNKYEQIAKKIIIRLERGGTYLYGEGIYSGNKKSVISCVVARKQVPAMKKVVWETDEDAFVMVSDVREAVGGSFVKNSQ; this is encoded by the coding sequence TTGCAAAACAAATATGAACAAATTGCCAAAAAAATCATAATCCGGCTGGAACGCGGAGGAACGTATCTTTATGGGGAAGGAATTTATTCAGGGAACAAAAAATCTGTAATTTCATGTGTTGTGGCAAGAAAACAGGTGCCGGCCATGAAAAAAGTAGTGTGGGAAACTGATGAAGATGCATTTGTTATGGTAAGTGATGTGAGAGAAGCAGTTGGCGGGAGTTTTGTGAAAAATTCACAGTGA
- a CDS encoding helix-turn-helix domain-containing protein, whose translation MVSNQILQNTIDGLKSITRIDLCLIDTDGKVVATTFPDTEECEKAVLSFITSPAESQVIQGYQFFKVNDDQHTELVLLARGTTDDVYMIGKMAAFQVQSLIVAYKERFDKDNFIKNLLLDNLLRVDIYTRAKKLHIDTEVKRVVYIIETKNEKDTNALEIVRTLFAPKTHDFITAVDEKNIILVKEVKSTDTLDDLDKTAYMIIDMLSTEAMSAAKIAYGTVINDIREVSRSYKEAQMALDVGKIFYSDKSVVAYSRLGIGRLIYQLPIPLCQMFIREIFGGKSPDDFDEETLSTINKFFENSLNVSETSRQLYIHRNTLVYRLDKLQKSTGLDLRKFDDAITFKIALMVVKYMKYVENRDSF comes from the coding sequence ATGGTTTCAAATCAGATTTTACAGAATACGATAGATGGTCTGAAGTCTATTACAAGAATAGATCTCTGCCTTATTGATACGGATGGCAAGGTTGTAGCAACAACATTTCCGGATACGGAGGAGTGTGAGAAAGCAGTTCTTTCATTTATAACTTCGCCTGCTGAGAGCCAGGTTATTCAGGGATACCAGTTCTTTAAGGTTAATGATGACCAGCATACGGAACTTGTTCTGCTTGCACGCGGCACGACAGATGATGTATATATGATAGGCAAGATGGCAGCATTTCAGGTTCAGAGCCTTATAGTAGCATATAAGGAGAGGTTTGATAAGGATAATTTTATTAAGAATCTTCTGCTTGATAATCTTCTTCGTGTTGATATATATACAAGAGCTAAGAAGCTTCATATTGATACGGAAGTTAAGCGTGTTGTATATATAATTGAGACAAAGAATGAGAAGGATACCAACGCTCTTGAGATTGTAAGGACACTTTTTGCACCTAAGACTCATGATTTTATAACAGCTGTTGATGAAAAGAATATTATTCTTGTTAAGGAAGTTAAGAGTACGGATACACTTGATGACCTTGATAAGACGGCATATATGATAATAGATATGTTAAGTACAGAGGCAATGAGTGCTGCAAAGATTGCATACGGAACTGTTATTAATGATATCAGGGAAGTGTCAAGATCGTACAAGGAAGCACAGATGGCACTTGATGTGGGTAAGATATTCTACAGTGACAAGAGTGTTGTGGCATACAGCAGACTCGGAATAGGCCGGCTTATATATCAGCTGCCGATTCCACTGTGCCAGATGTTCATCAGGGAGATTTTCGGCGGCAAATCGCCGGATGATTTTGACGAAGAGACATTATCAACAATTAACAAGTTCTTCGAGAACAGCCTCAATGTATCGGAGACATCAAGACAGCTTTATATTCACCGTAATACGCTTGTGTATCGTCTGGATAAGCTTCAGAAGAGCACAGGTCTTGATTTGCGCAAGTTTGACGATGCGATTACATTCAAGATAGCGCTTATGGTAGTAAAATACATGAAGTATGTGGAGAACAGGGATTCATTCTAG
- a CDS encoding ABC transporter ATP-binding protein — protein sequence MLQINNFSVGIKEKIIVDSLTLEIGDGEVVGLVGESGSGKSMTALGIMGLLPHTAEVMSGEILLDSRNLLAKSAQEMRNLRGRDISMIFQEPMTSLNPTMKVGKQLMEVFAVHSEKYLKDEAQNKVLEVLKSVGLNDSRRVFDSYPHELSGGMRQRAMIAMAMLLRPKLLIADEPTTALDVTVQKQILDMLIELKEREGGQKMSILFITHDLELARHFCDRIAVMKDGAIVEQGEAARVMDEPSHEYTKRLIEAVPGRRTGRRHHADDSIAGSGRDAKRDKVLSVSGLSAYYKNKRKGVFDRQTLMKAVDDVSFDVYKGEVLGLVGESGCGKTSLSKALLGVNPDVCGNIERKSTNARMIFQDPYSSLNPSYTIGWLLEEPLRAAGVRSAQERQRRVNDMLKMIDLEGYNDRYPGELSGGQRQRVSIGQALITEPELVIADEPVSALDVTIQAQIMELMLKLQEKMGLSYIFISHDMNVISQMCDRVMVMKSGSIIESGSTEEIFEHPREEYTKKLLDAAWR from the coding sequence ATGCTTCAGATTAATAATTTTTCAGTGGGGATAAAAGAAAAGATAATAGTGGATTCTCTTACGCTTGAGATAGGTGACGGAGAAGTAGTGGGACTTGTTGGGGAGTCAGGTTCCGGCAAGTCAATGACGGCACTTGGAATTATGGGGCTTCTTCCGCATACGGCAGAGGTGATGTCAGGGGAGATACTGCTTGATTCCCGGAATCTGCTTGCAAAGAGTGCACAGGAGATGAGGAATCTGCGCGGCAGGGATATATCGATGATCTTTCAGGAGCCTATGACATCACTGAATCCGACGATGAAGGTTGGAAAGCAGCTTATGGAAGTATTTGCGGTTCATTCAGAAAAATATCTTAAGGATGAAGCCCAAAATAAAGTCCTTGAAGTACTTAAAAGCGTAGGACTTAATGATTCCCGGAGAGTATTCGACAGCTACCCGCATGAGCTTTCCGGAGGAATGAGGCAGCGGGCGATGATTGCAATGGCAATGCTTCTTAGACCGAAGCTGCTTATTGCGGATGAGCCTACAACAGCGTTGGACGTTACTGTACAGAAGCAGATCCTTGATATGCTTATCGAACTGAAAGAAAGAGAAGGCGGACAGAAGATGTCCATTCTTTTCATAACACATGACCTTGAACTGGCAAGACATTTCTGCGACAGGATAGCAGTAATGAAGGATGGAGCTATTGTTGAGCAGGGCGAGGCTGCCCGTGTGATGGATGAGCCTTCACATGAATATACAAAGAGGCTTATAGAGGCGGTACCGGGAAGACGCACAGGAAGAAGGCACCATGCGGATGATAGCATTGCGGGAAGCGGCAGAGATGCAAAGAGAGATAAAGTGCTGAGTGTGTCAGGTCTGAGTGCATATTACAAGAACAAGAGAAAAGGTGTTTTTGACAGACAGACGCTTATGAAAGCGGTTGATGACGTAAGCTTTGATGTGTATAAGGGTGAAGTGCTTGGCCTTGTGGGAGAGAGCGGATGCGGTAAAACATCCCTGTCCAAGGCGCTCCTTGGCGTGAATCCCGATGTTTGCGGCAATATTGAGCGCAAAAGTACAAACGCCAGAATGATATTTCAGGATCCGTATTCATCACTCAATCCATCATATACCATAGGATGGCTTCTTGAGGAACCGCTCAGGGCTGCCGGTGTCAGATCGGCACAGGAGCGTCAGAGACGTGTTAATGATATGCTTAAGATGATAGATTTAGAAGGGTATAATGACAGATATCCCGGGGAACTGTCAGGAGGACAGCGGCAGAGAGTGAGCATAGGACAGGCGCTTATAACGGAACCGGAACTTGTCATAGCTGATGAACCGGTGTCGGCACTTGATGTTACAATTCAGGCACAGATAATGGAGCTTATGCTTAAGCTGCAGGAAAAAATGGGGCTTTCATATATATTTATATCGCATGATATGAACGTAATAAGCCAGATGTGTGACCGGGTTATGGTTATGAAGTCGGGAAGCATAATAGAGAGCGGAAGCACAGAAGAGATTTTTGAACATCCAAGAGAAGAGTATACAAAGAAGCTTCTTGATGCTGCATGGAGATAA
- the ftsX gene encoding permease-like cell division protein FtsX produces the protein MKIRSLGYNIKQGFKNIYRNKMFSLASIATMTACLFLFGVFYSIVTNFQYMIKKAENSVCVTVFFDEGLSDQQKSDIGKNIESRVEVASIHYTSAEEAWSTFSKDYFGQYQDLAEGFKDDNPLASSDSYSVYLNDASMQPTLVTYLENMDGIRQVNRSDVMASSLSNVAILVGYASVAIIVILLAVSIFLIMNTVVIGVTVRKDEISIMKLIGATDMFVNAPFVVEGVVIGMIGSIIPLIIIRYMYANIINYVLAKFSILNNILAFLPASSIFRVLTPVTLGVGIGIGFLGSILALRKHTNV, from the coding sequence ATGAAGATTAGATCTTTAGGTTACAATATAAAACAGGGCTTCAAGAATATCTATCGTAATAAGATGTTCTCACTGGCCTCAATAGCAACAATGACTGCGTGTCTGTTCCTTTTTGGAGTTTTTTATTCGATTGTTACCAATTTCCAGTACATGATAAAGAAGGCGGAGAATTCAGTATGTGTTACCGTATTCTTCGATGAAGGCCTGTCAGACCAGCAGAAGTCAGATATAGGCAAGAATATAGAAAGCAGGGTTGAGGTCGCAAGTATTCACTATACATCTGCCGAAGAAGCATGGAGTACATTCAGCAAAGATTATTTTGGACAATATCAGGATCTGGCGGAAGGCTTCAAGGATGACAATCCTCTGGCATCTTCAGATTCTTACTCGGTATATCTTAATGATGCATCAATGCAGCCTACGCTTGTAACATATCTTGAGAATATGGATGGTATAAGACAGGTTAACCGTTCGGATGTTATGGCAAGCAGTCTTTCTAATGTGGCAATACTTGTAGGATATGCATCTGTGGCAATCATCGTAATACTTCTTGCAGTATCTATTTTCCTTATTATGAATACTGTAGTTATCGGTGTTACTGTACGTAAGGATGAGATATCAATTATGAAGCTGATTGGAGCAACTGATATGTTTGTTAACGCACCATTCGTTGTTGAAGGTGTAGTTATCGGTATGATTGGTTCAATTATTCCGCTTATTATAATAAGATACATGTATGCGAATATTATTAATTATGTGCTGGCCAAGTTCTCAATACTTAATAATATTCTTGCATTTCTTCCAGCATCAAGTATATTCAGGGTACTTACACCTGTAACACTGGGGGTGGGAATCGGAATAGGTTTCCTTGGAAGTATACTTGCACTCCGTAAGCATACTAACGTATAA
- a CDS encoding CPBP family intramembrane metalloprotease, translating to MCKKANWFYLILLVFTFAGSIGLSYVLEDAPIPEWFGMIQTYLVMLVPAVIFMAVCRINPIKKLPWRILRPADALLSLLFGYMLVPMMLFLSYVSMLFVDNHMQETSISMRQDYAFVVQLLFMAVIPALAEEFLFRGIFFHSYRKNGVFGAALMSAFIFGMFHMNFNQFFYAFALGVIFALLVEATGSLFASMLAHFAANSYSVIMLRLIPQDVLEQAASSGSSIEMSEMQMIAGNIAAVVVLGIMAAGFGAVAVCIYRRLARRNNRYEYIKQKLSGGPLKACRAVNGEKFITVPAVIASAIGIYIMILVQ from the coding sequence ATGTGTAAAAAAGCAAACTGGTTTTATCTGATACTGCTTGTATTTACATTTGCAGGCTCAATAGGTCTTTCATATGTTCTGGAGGATGCTCCTATACCGGAATGGTTCGGAATGATACAGACATATCTGGTTATGCTTGTTCCTGCAGTAATATTCATGGCAGTGTGCAGAATTAATCCGATTAAGAAACTGCCGTGGAGAATACTCAGACCGGCAGATGCACTTCTGTCGCTGCTTTTTGGATATATGCTCGTTCCGATGATGCTTTTTCTGAGCTATGTCTCGATGCTTTTTGTCGATAACCATATGCAGGAGACATCAATATCGATGAGGCAGGATTATGCATTTGTTGTACAGCTGCTTTTTATGGCTGTAATTCCGGCACTGGCAGAGGAATTCCTGTTTCGTGGGATATTCTTTCATTCATACCGAAAGAATGGTGTGTTTGGTGCAGCTCTTATGAGCGCATTTATATTTGGAATGTTCCACATGAATTTTAACCAGTTTTTCTATGCATTTGCGCTTGGAGTCATATTTGCACTGCTTGTTGAGGCGACAGGTTCTCTGTTTGCTTCGATGCTTGCGCATTTTGCGGCTAATTCATACTCGGTTATAATGCTGAGACTTATTCCACAGGATGTGTTAGAACAGGCGGCTTCTTCAGGTAGCAGTATAGAGATGTCGGAAATGCAGATGATTGCAGGCAATATAGCGGCGGTTGTCGTACTCGGAATTATGGCGGCAGGGTTTGGTGCTGTTGCTGTCTGTATATATCGCAGGCTTGCACGGCGCAATAACAGATATGAATACATAAAGCAAAAGCTTTCGGGCGGACCTCTCAAAGCATGCCGCGCAGTGAACGGTGAGAAATTTATTACAGTTCCGGCAGTTATTGCATCTGCGATTGGAATATATATCATGATTCTTGTGCAATAG
- the ftsE gene encoding cell division ATP-binding protein FtsE, with translation MIILENVTKEYTSGTPALNGIDLRIEKGEFVFVVGNSGSGKSTLIKLLLKELDATSGKIYVNKKYLNKITRKRLPSLRRDIGVVFQDFRLLPDRNVYDNIAFAMKVVEAPSRIIRGRVLAMLSMVGLLDKYKSFPNELSGGEQQRVAIARALVNEPSILLCDEPTGNLDPENSWEIMKILDEINKRGTTVLVVTHNMEIVQAMKKRTITMNNGKIISDVEKGGYFYED, from the coding sequence ATGATTATACTTGAAAATGTAACAAAGGAATATACGTCGGGTACACCGGCACTTAATGGAATAGATTTAAGGATTGAGAAGGGCGAGTTTGTATTTGTAGTCGGTAACAGCGGTTCCGGTAAGTCTACACTTATCAAGCTGCTTCTTAAGGAACTGGATGCAACATCCGGTAAGATATATGTTAACAAAAAGTATCTTAATAAGATTACAAGAAAGAGACTTCCCTCACTTCGACGTGACATAGGCGTTGTGTTCCAGGATTTCCGTCTCCTGCCTGACCGTAATGTGTATGATAATATTGCATTTGCAATGAAGGTGGTAGAGGCTCCTTCAAGAATTATAAGAGGACGTGTTCTTGCCATGCTTTCAATGGTAGGTCTGCTTGATAAGTATAAGTCGTTCCCTAACGAGCTTTCAGGTGGTGAGCAGCAGAGAGTAGCCATTGCGAGAGCACTTGTTAATGAACCGTCAATTCTTCTGTGTGATGAGCCTACAGGTAACCTTGACCCGGAGAATTCATGGGAGATTATGAAGATTCTCGATGAGATTAACAAGCGTGGCACGACAGTACTTGTTGTTACTCATAACATGGAGATTGTACAGGCTATGAAGAAGCGTACTATTACCATGAATAACGGCAAGATTATCAGTGATGTAGAAAAGGGTGGTTATTTCTATGAAGATTAG
- a CDS encoding peptidoglycan DD-metalloendopeptidase family protein — translation MKKRLHKGRMQSVVKKVTAVILVSVLSLTSYRPALADTKQDLSNANDAKAAIEKKLQDVQNQLSQLNKDKKNIESYIKELDSNLASIDGDINSLGIQIEDKKNEITQAQEMLETVQQQSQEQYESMKLRIKYMYENGTDSSYINMLITAQDMSDLLNKAEYINKITEYDRQMLDQYAATEQQIAETKELLEADLTSLEQMQVEVEGQKQALALIQSTKVNELQKLDNKSADAKAYQAQLEKDKKEQEAAILAMEAEIKRQEEEARRKAEEAKKNGTTPAVTVPTYDGGKFKWPTPSTRITSPYGDMEDRSSPHHGVDIGAKTRGVSGDPIYAAYDGTVTLATYSSSAGNWIWINHGNGLMTVYMHCSKLLVSEGTKVKKGDTIALMGTTGNSTGVHLHFGVRLNGKYVNPMSYFG, via the coding sequence ATGAAAAAAAGACTGCATAAAGGGAGAATGCAATCTGTTGTGAAGAAGGTTACAGCTGTGATATTGGTGTCAGTCCTTTCACTGACGTCTTACAGACCGGCACTTGCGGACACCAAGCAGGACCTGTCTAATGCCAATGATGCCAAGGCTGCTATAGAGAAGAAGCTGCAGGATGTTCAGAATCAGTTAAGCCAGCTTAATAAGGATAAAAAAAATATTGAGAGCTACATTAAGGAACTTGACAGTAATCTTGCTTCAATAGACGGAGATATTAATTCTCTGGGAATACAGATAGAAGATAAGAAAAATGAGATAACCCAGGCACAGGAGATGCTTGAGACTGTACAGCAGCAGTCACAGGAACAGTATGAATCTATGAAGCTCCGCATAAAATATATGTATGAGAATGGAACCGATTCATCATACATTAACATGCTGATAACTGCACAGGATATGTCAGATCTTCTTAATAAGGCAGAATATATTAATAAGATTACAGAGTATGACAGGCAGATGCTTGATCAATATGCAGCTACGGAACAGCAGATTGCGGAGACTAAAGAGCTTCTTGAAGCAGATCTTACGTCACTTGAACAGATGCAGGTAGAAGTAGAAGGACAGAAGCAGGCACTTGCACTCATACAGAGCACCAAGGTGAATGAACTTCAGAAACTTGACAACAAATCCGCAGATGCCAAAGCATATCAGGCACAGCTTGAAAAAGACAAGAAGGAACAGGAAGCTGCCATTCTTGCGATGGAGGCTGAGATAAAGCGTCAGGAGGAAGAAGCGAGACGTAAGGCAGAGGAAGCCAAAAAGAATGGAACAACACCTGCAGTGACGGTTCCTACATACGATGGCGGTAAGTTCAAGTGGCCGACACCTTCGACAAGAATTACCTCTCCTTACGGAGATATGGAGGACAGGTCATCACCGCATCATGGCGTGGATATAGGAGCCAAGACAAGAGGTGTGTCGGGAGATCCGATATATGCAGCATATGATGGCACGGTAACTCTTGCAACATACAGCAGTTCAGCGGGCAACTGGATATGGATTAATCATGGCAACGGACTTATGACGGTCTATATGCACTGTTCAAAGCTGCTTGTATCTGAGGGAACCAAAGTTAAGAAAGGTGATACAATAGCACTCATGGGAACTACAGGTAATTCAACCGGCGTTCATCTGCATTTTGGTGTAAGACTTAACGGCAAATATGTCAACCCTATGTCATACTTTGGATAA